In Elaeis guineensis isolate ETL-2024a chromosome 1, EG11, whole genome shotgun sequence, a genomic segment contains:
- the LOC140853591 gene encoding probable serine/threonine-protein kinase PBL16 isoform X4 encodes MHPRLPHAGILSPQAIMIRACFSRHSGVAHRGALERGEMAAKQKLPAQPSGYQCRSEQCEMAEVEIPVYSYAELKKITNGFSAENFMGKTFSSNSLLYRGEIVDKESNLVRKVIVEMRKNEKDYDLKVWQTQLNALKDPTISSHPNVVKLQGYCNSVCDLESFSWSMRMKVALQLARVLQFLHSQEKPLILLNFEPRSILVDMDFNPLIFGFGLASGGVLGIIDHTVLRLIILNGPQVYLDPEYTLCGITIGPWCDVFSFGTLLLAMITKSHDQEVRKIITRSEYAFLQRFYGINFTKFIVLKNFWKDGNYHIHDSAAVTKLAVRCVKSCMIGVKKYHERPGVSEAVSILECLRVVKELGLHCSSLA; translated from the exons ATGCACCCCCGTCTTCCGCACGCAGGGATCCTCTCCCCCCAAGCTATTATGATCCGCGCGTGCTTCTCTCGCCATTCCGGTGTTGCGCACCGTGGAGCCCTGGAGCGTGGGGAGATGGCCGCCAAGCAGAAACTTCCCGCGCAACCTTCCGGCTACCAATGTCGATCTG AACAATGCGAAATGGCGGAGGTTGAAATACCAGTCTACTCTTATGCTGAGTTGAAGAAGATAACAAACGGGTTCAGTGCTGAGAATTTCATGGGCAAAACGTTTTCATCGAATAGCCTCCTCTACCGAGGCGAGATTGTTGATAAGGAATCGAATCTCGTCCGGAAGGTGATTGTGGAGATGCGGAAGAATGAAAAAGATTATGATCTTAAGGTTTGGCAG ACTCAACTGAATGCCCTCAAGGATCCCACGATAAGTAGTCACCCGAATGTGGTGAAGCTCCAAGGTTACTGCAACAGTGTCTGCGATCTGG AAAGTTTTAGCTGGAGCATGAGGATGAAGGTAGCTCTTCAATTGGCGCGTGTGCTTCAGTTTCTTCACTCTCAAGAGAAGCCTCTTATTCTTTTGAACTTTGAGCCTCGCAGCATTTTGGTTGACATG GACTTCAATCCCTTAATATTTGGTTTCGGTCTAGCCTCTGGTGGAGTTTTGGGTATTATTGATCACACAGTTTTGAGACTCATAATTCTGAACGGTCCTCAGGTGTATTTAGATCCAGAGTACACTTTATGTG GTATTACCATTGGCCCCTGGTGTGATGTCTTTAGTTTTGGTACCCTGCTTCTAGCAATGATCACCAAGAGCCATGATCAAGAAGTTCGCAAGATTATAACTCGAAGTGAATATGCCTTTTTGCAGAGATTTTATGGGATTAACTTTACAAAATTCATTGTCCTAAAGAATTTCTGGAAAGATGGTAACTATCACATCCATGATAGTGCTGCTGTTACAAAACTGGCTGTGAGATGCGTGAAGAGTTGCATGATAGGGGTAAAGAAATATCATGAGCGCCCTGGAGTGTCTGAAGCTGTCAGCATCTTGGAATGCTTGCGTGTGGTTAAAGAGCTTGGCTTACACTGCAGTTCTCTTGCATGA
- the LOC140853591 gene encoding probable serine/threonine-protein kinase PBL16 isoform X6 — protein sequence MHPRLPHAGILSPQAIMIRACFSRHSGVAHRGALERGEMAAKQKLPAQPSGYQCRSEQCEMAEVEIPVYSYAELKKITNGFSAENFMGKTFSSNSLLYRGEIVDKESNLVRKVIVEMRKNEKDYDLKVWQTQLNALKDPTISSHPNVVKLQGYCNSVCDLGLVYDCHALGTLHSLIFDESFSWSMRMKVALQLARVLQFLHSQEKPLILLNFEPRSILVDMDFNPLIFGFGLASGGVLGIIDHTVLRLIILNGPQVYLDPEYTLCASQIYLPSKVFTEMHLLLF from the exons ATGCACCCCCGTCTTCCGCACGCAGGGATCCTCTCCCCCCAAGCTATTATGATCCGCGCGTGCTTCTCTCGCCATTCCGGTGTTGCGCACCGTGGAGCCCTGGAGCGTGGGGAGATGGCCGCCAAGCAGAAACTTCCCGCGCAACCTTCCGGCTACCAATGTCGATCTG AACAATGCGAAATGGCGGAGGTTGAAATACCAGTCTACTCTTATGCTGAGTTGAAGAAGATAACAAACGGGTTCAGTGCTGAGAATTTCATGGGCAAAACGTTTTCATCGAATAGCCTCCTCTACCGAGGCGAGATTGTTGATAAGGAATCGAATCTCGTCCGGAAGGTGATTGTGGAGATGCGGAAGAATGAAAAAGATTATGATCTTAAGGTTTGGCAG ACTCAACTGAATGCCCTCAAGGATCCCACGATAAGTAGTCACCCGAATGTGGTGAAGCTCCAAGGTTACTGCAACAGTGTCTGCGATCTGGGTCTGGTCTATGACTGCCATGCCTTAGGCACATTGCATAGTCTTATATTTGATG AAAGTTTTAGCTGGAGCATGAGGATGAAGGTAGCTCTTCAATTGGCGCGTGTGCTTCAGTTTCTTCACTCTCAAGAGAAGCCTCTTATTCTTTTGAACTTTGAGCCTCGCAGCATTTTGGTTGACATG GACTTCAATCCCTTAATATTTGGTTTCGGTCTAGCCTCTGGTGGAGTTTTGGGTATTATTGATCACACAGTTTTGAGACTCATAATTCTGAACGGTCCTCAGGTGTATTTAGATCCAGAGTACACTTTATGTG cTTCTCAAATATATCTTCCTTCAAAAGTGTTCACAGAAATGCATCTGTTGTTGTTCTAA
- the LOC140853591 gene encoding probable serine/threonine-protein kinase PBL16 isoform X1 — MHPRLPHAGILSPQAIMIRACFSRHSGVAHRGALERGEMAAKQKLPAQPSGYQCRSEQCEMAEVEIPVYSYAELKKITNGFSAENFMGKTFSSNSLLYRGEIVDKESNLVRKVIVEMRKNEKDYDLKVWQTQLNALKDPTISSHPNVVKLQGYCNSVCDLGLVYDCHALGTLHSLIFDESFSWSMRMKVALQLARVLQFLHSQEKPLILLNFEPRSILVDMDFNPLIFGFGLASGGVLGIIDHTVLRLIILNGPQVYLDPEYTLCGITIGPWCDVFSFGTLLLAMITKSHDQEVRKIITRSEYAFLQRFYGINFTKFIVLKNFWKDGNYHIHDSAAVTKLAVRCVKSCMIGVKKYHERPGVSEAVSILECLRVVKELGLHCSSLA; from the exons ATGCACCCCCGTCTTCCGCACGCAGGGATCCTCTCCCCCCAAGCTATTATGATCCGCGCGTGCTTCTCTCGCCATTCCGGTGTTGCGCACCGTGGAGCCCTGGAGCGTGGGGAGATGGCCGCCAAGCAGAAACTTCCCGCGCAACCTTCCGGCTACCAATGTCGATCTG AACAATGCGAAATGGCGGAGGTTGAAATACCAGTCTACTCTTATGCTGAGTTGAAGAAGATAACAAACGGGTTCAGTGCTGAGAATTTCATGGGCAAAACGTTTTCATCGAATAGCCTCCTCTACCGAGGCGAGATTGTTGATAAGGAATCGAATCTCGTCCGGAAGGTGATTGTGGAGATGCGGAAGAATGAAAAAGATTATGATCTTAAGGTTTGGCAG ACTCAACTGAATGCCCTCAAGGATCCCACGATAAGTAGTCACCCGAATGTGGTGAAGCTCCAAGGTTACTGCAACAGTGTCTGCGATCTGGGTCTGGTCTATGACTGCCATGCCTTAGGCACATTGCATAGTCTTATATTTGATG AAAGTTTTAGCTGGAGCATGAGGATGAAGGTAGCTCTTCAATTGGCGCGTGTGCTTCAGTTTCTTCACTCTCAAGAGAAGCCTCTTATTCTTTTGAACTTTGAGCCTCGCAGCATTTTGGTTGACATG GACTTCAATCCCTTAATATTTGGTTTCGGTCTAGCCTCTGGTGGAGTTTTGGGTATTATTGATCACACAGTTTTGAGACTCATAATTCTGAACGGTCCTCAGGTGTATTTAGATCCAGAGTACACTTTATGTG GTATTACCATTGGCCCCTGGTGTGATGTCTTTAGTTTTGGTACCCTGCTTCTAGCAATGATCACCAAGAGCCATGATCAAGAAGTTCGCAAGATTATAACTCGAAGTGAATATGCCTTTTTGCAGAGATTTTATGGGATTAACTTTACAAAATTCATTGTCCTAAAGAATTTCTGGAAAGATGGTAACTATCACATCCATGATAGTGCTGCTGTTACAAAACTGGCTGTGAGATGCGTGAAGAGTTGCATGATAGGGGTAAAGAAATATCATGAGCGCCCTGGAGTGTCTGAAGCTGTCAGCATCTTGGAATGCTTGCGTGTGGTTAAAGAGCTTGGCTTACACTGCAGTTCTCTTGCATGA
- the LOC140853586 gene encoding probable serine/threonine-protein kinase PBL16 isoform X1 → MHPRLPHAGILSPQAIMIRACFSRHSGVAHRGALERAEMATKQKLPAEPSGNQCRSEQCEMAEVEIPVYSYAELKKITNGFSAENFMGKTFSSNSLLYRGEIVDKESNLVRKVIVEMRKNEKDYDLKVWQTQLNALKDPAISSHPNVVKLQGYCNSACDLGLVYDCHALGTLHSLIFDESFSWSMRMKVALQLARVLQFLHSQEKPLILLNFEPRSILVDMDFNPLIFGFGLASGGVLGIIDHRVLRLIILNGPQVYLDPEYTLCGITIGPWCDVFSFGTLLLAMITKSPDQEVDKIIARSKYSFLQGFYGINFTKFIVLKNFWKDGKYHIRDSAAVTKLAVRCVKSCMTRVMKYPERPGMSEAVSILECLCVVKELGLHCSSLA, encoded by the exons ATGCACCCCCGTCTTCCGCACGCAGGGATCCTCTCCCCCCAAGCTATTATGATCCGCGCGTGCTTCTCTCGCCATTCCGGTGTTGCGCACCGTGGAGCTCTGGAGCGTGCGGAGATGGCCACCAAGCAGAAACTTCCGGCGGAACCTTCCGGCAACCAATGTCGATCTG AACAATGCGAAATGGCGGAGGTTGAAATACCAGTCTACTCTTATGCTGAGTTGAAGAAGATAACAAACGGGTTCAGTGCTGAGAATTTCATGGGCAAAACGTTTTCATCGAATAGCCTCCTCTACCGAGGCGAAATTGTTGATAAGGAATCGAATCTCGTCCGGAAGGTGATTGTGGAGATGCGGAAGAATGAAAAAGATTATGATCTTAAGGTTTGGCAG ACTCAACTGAATGCCCTCAAGGATCCTGCGATAAGTAGTCACCCGAATGTGGTGAAGCTCCAAGGTTACTGCAACAGTGCCTGCGATCTGGGTCTGGTCTATGACTGCCATGCCTTAGGCACATTGCATAGTCTTATATTTGATG AAAGTTTTAGCTGGAGCATGAGGATGAAGGTAGCTCTTCAATTGGCACGTGTGCTTCAGTTTCTTCACTCTCAAGAGAAGCCTCTTATTCTTTTGAACTTTGAGCCTCGCAGCATTTTGGTTGACATG GACTTCAATCCCTTAATATTTGGTTTCGGTCTAGCCTCTGGTGGAGTTTTGGGTATTATTGATCACAGAGTTTTGAGACTCATAATTCTGAACGGTCCTCAGGTGTATTTAGATCCAGAGTACACTTTATGTG GTATTACCATTGGCCCCTGGTGTGATGTCTTTAGTTTTGGTACCCTGCTTCTAGCAATGATCACCAAGAGCCCTGATCAAGAAGTTGACAAGATTATAGCTCGAAGTAAATATTCCTTTTTGCAGGGATTTTATGGGATTAACTTTACAAAATTCATTGTCCTAAAGAATTTCTGGAAAGATGGTAAGTATCACATCCGTGATAGTGCTGCTGTTACAAAACTGGCTGTGAGATGCGTGAAGAGTTGCATGACGAGGGTAATGAAATATCCTGAGCGCCCTGGAATGTCTGAGGCTGTCAGCATCTTGGAATGCTTGTGTGTGGTGAAAGAGCTTGGCTTACACTGCAGTTCTCTTGCATGA
- the LOC140853586 gene encoding probable serine/threonine-protein kinase PBL16 isoform X2, translating to MHPRLPHAGILSPQAIMIRACFSRHSGVAHRGALERAEMATKQKLPAEPSGNQCRSEQCEMAEVEIPVYSYAELKKITNGFSAENFMGKTFSSNSLLYRGEIVDKESNLVRKVIVEMRKNEKDYDLKVWQTQLNALKDPAISSHPNVVKLQGYCNSACDLGLVYDCHALGTLHSLIFDESFSWSMRMKVALQLARVLQFLHSQEKPLILLNFEPRSILVDMDFNPLIFGFGLASGGVLGIIDHRVLRLIILNGPQVYLDPEYTLCASQIYLPSKVFTEMRLLLF from the exons ATGCACCCCCGTCTTCCGCACGCAGGGATCCTCTCCCCCCAAGCTATTATGATCCGCGCGTGCTTCTCTCGCCATTCCGGTGTTGCGCACCGTGGAGCTCTGGAGCGTGCGGAGATGGCCACCAAGCAGAAACTTCCGGCGGAACCTTCCGGCAACCAATGTCGATCTG AACAATGCGAAATGGCGGAGGTTGAAATACCAGTCTACTCTTATGCTGAGTTGAAGAAGATAACAAACGGGTTCAGTGCTGAGAATTTCATGGGCAAAACGTTTTCATCGAATAGCCTCCTCTACCGAGGCGAAATTGTTGATAAGGAATCGAATCTCGTCCGGAAGGTGATTGTGGAGATGCGGAAGAATGAAAAAGATTATGATCTTAAGGTTTGGCAG ACTCAACTGAATGCCCTCAAGGATCCTGCGATAAGTAGTCACCCGAATGTGGTGAAGCTCCAAGGTTACTGCAACAGTGCCTGCGATCTGGGTCTGGTCTATGACTGCCATGCCTTAGGCACATTGCATAGTCTTATATTTGATG AAAGTTTTAGCTGGAGCATGAGGATGAAGGTAGCTCTTCAATTGGCACGTGTGCTTCAGTTTCTTCACTCTCAAGAGAAGCCTCTTATTCTTTTGAACTTTGAGCCTCGCAGCATTTTGGTTGACATG GACTTCAATCCCTTAATATTTGGTTTCGGTCTAGCCTCTGGTGGAGTTTTGGGTATTATTGATCACAGAGTTTTGAGACTCATAATTCTGAACGGTCCTCAGGTGTATTTAGATCCAGAGTACACTTTATGTG cTTCTCAAATATATCTTCCTTCAAAAGTGTTCACAGAAATGCGTCTTTTGTTGTTCTGA